CGCCCGTCAGCTCCGTCAGCAGGGCGGCGACCTGGGAGGACTGGGTGGTGGCGAGCGCGCTCGCCCGGGTCCCGACACGGAGCGTCATGCGGGGTCACCCCCGGACGTGGAGCGGGCGCGTTCGACCGCGCTCACGGCGTCGACCGTGGCGGGGTCGAGGGCGAACAGGTCGGCGAGCGCGTTCGCGTACGTCAGCGCGTCGGGCCGCCCTGCCATCTCCTTGATGCGGACGGTGGGCTGGTGGAGCAGCTTGTCGGCGACGCGGCGCACGGTCTGGCGCAGCTCGGCGACGACCTGCGGGTCGACGTCGCGCAAGCGCCCCTCGAGGCGCTCGAGCTCGGCGTCGACGACCGACGTGGCCATCGAGCGCAGCGCGACGACGGTCGGTGTCACCTTCGCGGCGTGCCGCGCCGAGAGGAATGACGAGACCTCGTCGGCGACGATCCCGCGTACGGCCTCGACGTCCGCGGCGCCGTGCTCGTCGGTGAGCATCGCCTGGAGCTCTGCGAGCCCGAGGACCATCACGCCCGGCAGGTCCGCGACCTCCTCCTCGATGTCGCGAGGAAGGGCCAGGTCCACGAGGACGTACGGCGTGGTCCGGCTCGCGATCGCCGAGCGCACCTGGTCGGTCCTGATGACGGTGCCGGTGGCGCCCGTGCAGGAGATCACCAGGTCGGCGTCGGCCAGCGCGGCGGACAGGTCCGCCCAGCGGACAGCGGTGCCGCCGACGGACTCGGCGAGCCGCTCGGCCGTCGTATCGGTGCGGTTGGCGACGGCCACGCTCGCGACACCGCGGCGCGCCGCCGTCGTGGCTGCCAGCGCCGCCATGGCACCGGCGCCGACGACGAGCACCCGCATGTCCTCCAGCCGGTGACCGGAACGCGCCACCGCCTCGAGGGAGGCCGCCACCAACGAGGGCCCGGCCTTGTCGATGTCGGTCTCGGCGTGGCCGCGCTTGGCGATGCGGAGGGCCTGCTGGAACAGCAGGTTGAGGGCTGGACCGACGGTGGCGTCGTCCTGGCCGCGTTGCAGCGCCGTACGGACCTGGCCGAGGATCTGGCTCTCGCCGACGACCATCGAGTCGAGACCGGAGGCGACCGAGAACAGGTGGGCGACCGCTGCGTCGTCGTAGTGGACGTAGATGTGACGGAGCAGGTCGGTGCGGGTGAGGCCGGAGTGCTCGACCAGGAGCTCCGAGATGTCCTCCACCGAGCCGTGGAAACGGTCCGCCTCCACATAGATCTCGACGCGGTTGCAGGTCGACACGACCAGCGACTCGCTGACGTGGTCGGCGTCGAGCGCGTGGTGCGCGACCTTGGCGACCGCGTCGCCGTCCAGCGCGACGCGCTCGAGGACGGAGACCGGGGCACTTCGGTGGGAGACACCGACGACGAGGACGCTCACGACTCGACCACCTCCTCGCTCTGGACGAGGGGCGGTCGCTTGCGCTGCTCGTGGTAGGCCAGGATCTGCAGCTCGATCGAGAGGTCGACCTTCCGGACGTCGACGCCCGCGGGGACGGTCAGGACGGCGGGCGCGAAGTTGAGGATGCTCGTGACACCGGAGGCCACGAGCCGGTCGGCGACCCCCTGGGCTGCGTCACCAGGGGTCGCGATGACGCCGATCGAGCAGCCTCGCTCGCGGACCACCTGGTCGAGGTCGTCGATGTGTGCGATGGCGAGGTCGCCGTGCATCTCGCCGACGCGGGAGGCGTCGCCGTCGACGAGAGCGACGATCCGGAACCCGCGCGAGCGGAAACCCCCGTAGTTGGAGAGGGCCTGGCCCAGGTTGCCGATGCCGATGATGACGACGGCCCAGTCCTGGTTGACGCCGATCTCGCGGGCGATCTGGTAGCGGAGGTACTCCACGTCGTAGCCCACACCACGGGTGCCATAGGATCCGAGGTACGAGAGATCCTTGCGGAGCTTCGCGGAGTTCACACCCGCTGCGGTGGCGAGCTGCTCGGAGGAGACCGTACGCAGGCCCGACTCGCCGAGCGCCGTCAGCGCCCGGAGGTACACCGGGAGTCGCGCCACCGTCGCCTCGGGGATCCCCGACGACACGGGGCGGCCGTTGGCCTGCGCTCGCAGCTGGTTCACATTGCTCCTGGCACCGCGGTGCGGATCCGGAAGTTACTGGGGGGTTAACGCCGGTCGACCCGGCGCATCCACTGTAAGAGCTTGTGAACGTGAGAACAAAATCGAGCAGTGCCCTCCGCGAGTGACTCGGGTCACCCCAGGGCGCGACGCAACCGCGTCGGGTCGACCCTCCAGAAGTCGTGCTGACGGCCGTCGACGAACGTGACGGGGATCTGCTCCCCGTACGTCCGCATCAGCTCCGCATCGCCGCTGATGTCCACCTCCCGCCACGCCTGGCCGAGCTCGTCGCACACCTGCGCGACCAGCGCGACCGCGTCCTCGCAGAGGTGACACCCAGGCTTGCTGTAGACGACGACGCGCGCCGCCTCGTCGGGTCCGGTGGTCATTGCAGTCCCAGCACTCCTCGCCGTGCCTCCGCCGCGCGGAGGCGGCTCTTGGAGATCTCGCCCGTCGTGGTGTGCGGGAGCGAGTCGGCCACGACGATCTCACGCGGCACCTTGAACCGGGCGAGCCGCCCGCGAGCGAACTCGCGGAGCCCCTCGGCGAACGCCTCCGGATCGTCGACGCCCCGGGAAGGGACGACGTACGCCCTCACGGCCTCGCCGGTCTCGCGGTCCTCGACGCCGACGACCGCGACCTCCGCGATCCCCGGCGCATCGGCGAGCACCTCCTCGACCTCGCGAGGAAACACGTTGAAGCCGGACACGATGACGAGCTCACGGAGCCGGTCGACCAGCGTGAGGTCGCCGTCGGCGTCCAAGATGCCGATGTCGCCCGTCGCGAACCAACCGTCCTCGTCCGGACCGCCCGCGCCGTCCGGCCAGAACCCGCTGAGCAGGTTGGGGCCGCGCAGCCAGATCTCTCCCGGGTCTCCGAGCTCGGAGTCGGCGCCGTCCTTGTCGACCAGCCGGAGCTCGAGTCCGGCCACGGGAGCGCCGACGGATCCTGGCTTGGTGGGCCGGCCGAGCGTCGTGGTCACCACGGGTGCGGCCTCCGTGAGGCCGTACCCCTGCTGCAGCTGGTGCCCTGCGGTGGTGCTGAACTCCTCGACGAGGTCCGGCTCGATGGGGGCCGCGCCGCTCAGGACGACACGGACGTCGGCCAGTGCGGCCTGGACACCGGGGCGGCCGCTCCAGGCCACGACGACCGGCGGCGCGACCGGGACGACCGTCACCCTCTCGCGAGCCACGACGTCGAGCGTGCTCTGTGGGTCGAAGCGGTCGACGAGGACCGAGGTCGCCCCCTGCCGGACCGCCTGGATCAGCACGGCGCTCAGCGCGAACACGTGGAAGAGCGGCAGCATGACGACCACGACGTCGTCGGGACGGATCGCGGGCGGGTCGATGGCAGCGACCTGGTCGAGGTTCGCGAGCAGGGCCCGGTGGCTGAGCACGACGATGCGCTGCTCGGTGGACGTGCCCGACGTCGACATCAGCAGCGCGGTGGCCTCGGGGTCCTGCGGCGCGGGCGGGAGGCCGCGAGGCCCAGGGCTCACCTGCAGGATGTCGGCGAACGACCGGACCGAGCCGGACGTCTCCGTACCGTCGGCCGCGCCCGCGACCACCGTGAGCAGGCCGGCGCGCGCGAACAACGGAGCCCAGTCGGGGTCGCAGACCACCACGCGTACGCCGGTCGTCGCGCACAGCGCAGCGACCTCGTCGTGCGGCGCACGGGGGTTGGCGGGAACCACGACGAGCCCGAGACGCAGCGCGGCGAAGCAGACGACCGGTAGCTCGATCCGGTTGGAGAGGACGAGCGCGACGCGCTGCCCGGCGACCAGACCCTGGGCCGACAACCACGCCGCCGCCCGCGAGACCTGCGCGTCGAACGCGGCCCACGTCAGGGTGCGGCGCGGGCCGTATCCCTCCACGAACGCCACGCCGTCCGGGGTCCGCTCTGCCTGCTGCCGGACAAGCTCCGCGACGTTCACCGTCATGGCGACGAGTCTGGCACAGCAGAGTCTCCGTGCAAGGTCGCGTGCCTCGGTAGGCTCACCCCCGTGGACCCACACGAGTACCACCGGCCGCGCAACCCCCGCGCACGCAACCTCCGCGCACGCTCGATGCTGGCGGGCGAGGCGTCCGCTGCGGCCGCCGAGGTCGAGAACGCGTTCGCGGTCCCGCCGGACACGACCGCCGCCGCGTTCTTCGACGTCGACAACACGGTCATGCAGGGCGCCTCGCTGTTCCATCTGGCTCGCGGACTCTACAAGCGGAAGTTCTTCACGACCGGCG
Above is a genomic segment from Mumia sp. Pv4-285 containing:
- a CDS encoding glutamyl-tRNA reductase, with the protein product MSVLVVGVSHRSAPVSVLERVALDGDAVAKVAHHALDADHVSESLVVSTCNRVEIYVEADRFHGSVEDISELLVEHSGLTRTDLLRHIYVHYDDAAVAHLFSVASGLDSMVVGESQILGQVRTALQRGQDDATVGPALNLLFQQALRIAKRGHAETDIDKAGPSLVAASLEAVARSGHRLEDMRVLVVGAGAMAALAATTAARRGVASVAVANRTDTTAERLAESVGGTAVRWADLSAALADADLVISCTGATGTVIRTDQVRSAIASRTTPYVLVDLALPRDIEEEVADLPGVMVLGLAELQAMLTDEHGAADVEAVRGIVADEVSSFLSARHAAKVTPTVVALRSMATSVVDAELERLEGRLRDVDPQVVAELRQTVRRVADKLLHQPTVRIKEMAGRPDALTYANALADLFALDPATVDAVSAVERARSTSGGDPA
- a CDS encoding redox-sensing transcriptional repressor Rex; protein product: MNQLRAQANGRPVSSGIPEATVARLPVYLRALTALGESGLRTVSSEQLATAAGVNSAKLRKDLSYLGSYGTRGVGYDVEYLRYQIAREIGVNQDWAVVIIGIGNLGQALSNYGGFRSRGFRIVALVDGDASRVGEMHGDLAIAHIDDLDQVVRERGCSIGVIATPGDAAQGVADRLVASGVTSILNFAPAVLTVPAGVDVRKVDLSIELQILAYHEQRKRPPLVQSEEVVES
- a CDS encoding glutaredoxin family protein, which produces MTTGPDEAARVVVYSKPGCHLCEDAVALVAQVCDELGQAWREVDISGDAELMRTYGEQIPVTFVDGRQHDFWRVDPTRLRRALG
- a CDS encoding AMP-binding protein — its product is MTVNVAELVRQQAERTPDGVAFVEGYGPRRTLTWAAFDAQVSRAAAWLSAQGLVAGQRVALVLSNRIELPVVCFAALRLGLVVVPANPRAPHDEVAALCATTGVRVVVCDPDWAPLFARAGLLTVVAGAADGTETSGSVRSFADILQVSPGPRGLPPAPQDPEATALLMSTSGTSTEQRIVVLSHRALLANLDQVAAIDPPAIRPDDVVVVMLPLFHVFALSAVLIQAVRQGATSVLVDRFDPQSTLDVVARERVTVVPVAPPVVVAWSGRPGVQAALADVRVVLSGAAPIEPDLVEEFSTTAGHQLQQGYGLTEAAPVVTTTLGRPTKPGSVGAPVAGLELRLVDKDGADSELGDPGEIWLRGPNLLSGFWPDGAGGPDEDGWFATGDIGILDADGDLTLVDRLRELVIVSGFNVFPREVEEVLADAPGIAEVAVVGVEDRETGEAVRAYVVPSRGVDDPEAFAEGLREFARGRLARFKVPREIVVADSLPHTTTGEISKSRLRAAEARRGVLGLQ